The following proteins come from a genomic window of Solwaraspora sp. WMMA2065:
- the allB gene encoding allantoinase AllB, with protein sequence MPVDLVLRSRRTVLPDGERPAAIAVGDGRIVAVADYREHVPATVDSDLGNVALLPGLVDTHVHVNEPGRTEWEGFATATLAAASGGVTTIVDMPLNSLPPTVDPAALAVKRRAAAGQCHVDVGFWGGAVPGNQQVMPDLYAAGVFGFKAFLADSGVPEFPPLDTGQLAAALAAVPALFVVHAEQPDQLMAAASSTRYRDFLASRPPAAEIEAVTAAIDVARRVGARLHILHLSAAGAVPVLAAARRAGVPVSAETCPHYLTLAAEEIPDGATEFKCCPPIRQRDNQDALWAALADGTISCVVSDHSPCLPALKAPDTGDFAAAWGGIASVQMGLPAVWTEARRRGFGLGDVVRWMCQGPADLVGLPAKGRLTVGADADLVAFDPAPSYHVDPGRLRQRHPITPYAGRRLTGIVRATWLRGAPVTPDAPRGRLLSREGTVDR encoded by the coding sequence ATGCCCGTTGATCTGGTACTGCGGTCCCGCCGCACGGTGCTCCCCGACGGCGAGCGTCCGGCCGCCATCGCCGTCGGGGACGGTCGGATCGTCGCCGTCGCCGACTACCGGGAACACGTGCCGGCGACGGTCGACAGCGACCTCGGCAACGTCGCGCTGCTGCCCGGACTCGTCGACACCCACGTGCACGTCAACGAACCCGGCCGTACCGAATGGGAAGGGTTCGCCACCGCCACGCTGGCCGCCGCCTCCGGCGGCGTCACCACCATCGTCGACATGCCGTTGAACAGCCTTCCGCCGACCGTCGACCCGGCCGCGCTGGCCGTCAAACGGCGGGCCGCCGCCGGGCAGTGCCATGTCGACGTCGGCTTCTGGGGCGGCGCGGTCCCCGGCAACCAGCAGGTGATGCCCGACCTGTACGCCGCCGGGGTCTTCGGGTTCAAGGCGTTCCTTGCCGACTCCGGGGTGCCGGAGTTCCCCCCACTGGACACCGGTCAGCTCGCCGCCGCGTTGGCTGCCGTACCCGCCCTGTTCGTGGTGCACGCCGAACAACCCGACCAGCTCATGGCCGCCGCCTCCTCGACCCGCTACCGGGACTTCCTCGCCAGCCGGCCGCCGGCCGCCGAGATCGAGGCGGTCACCGCCGCCATCGACGTCGCCCGTCGGGTCGGTGCCCGGCTGCACATCCTGCACCTGTCCGCCGCCGGCGCGGTGCCGGTGCTGGCCGCTGCCCGCCGGGCCGGGGTACCGGTCAGCGCCGAGACCTGCCCGCACTACCTGACCCTGGCCGCCGAGGAGATCCCGGACGGCGCCACCGAGTTCAAATGCTGTCCGCCAATCCGGCAGCGCGACAACCAGGACGCGCTGTGGGCAGCCCTGGCCGACGGCACCATCTCGTGCGTGGTCTCCGACCATTCCCCCTGCCTGCCCGCGCTGAAGGCACCCGACACCGGGGACTTCGCCGCCGCCTGGGGAGGCATCGCCTCGGTGCAGATGGGGCTGCCGGCGGTCTGGACCGAGGCCCGTCGGCGTGGATTCGGTCTCGGTGACGTGGTCCGGTGGATGTGCCAGGGCCCGGCCGACCTGGTGGGGCTGCCCGCCAAGGGCCGGCTCACGGTCGGCGCCGACGCTGACCTGGTCGCCTTCGACCCGGCGCCGAGCTACCACGTCGATCCCGGCCGGCTGCGGCAACGGCATCCCATCACCCCGTACGCCGGACGACGCCTGACCGGCATCGTCCGGGCCACCTGGCTGCGCGGCGCACCGGTCACCCCGGATGCGCCGCGCGGCCGCCTATTGTCGCGAGAGGGGACCGTTGACCGGTAG
- a CDS encoding glycosyltransferase family 2 protein, protein MRLSVVVPCFNEDASLTRLHTAVTAAVTALDDVEVEYVYVDDGSTDGTLAELRRLAAADPAVRYLALSRNFGKESAMLAGLDRASGDAVIVMDADLQHPPRLLPDMVALYRQGYDQVIACRDRRGDRFVRTVASRTFYRLMNRWVDVQLLDGAGDFRLLSRRAVDALRAMPEYNRFSKGLYSWIGFNTVVFAYPNEARAGGGSRWSFRSLLNYAFDGLLSFNDRPLRSAIYAGMGLTFIAVAYAAWVVAAALIRGIDAPGYTTIIVSVIGLGGIQMMILGVIGEYIGRIYYETKRRPRYLVMESDGAGGTPQVPTPRRETTIPGPAADAE, encoded by the coding sequence CTGCGGCTGTCGGTCGTGGTGCCCTGCTTCAACGAGGACGCCTCGCTGACCCGGCTGCACACGGCGGTGACCGCCGCGGTGACCGCGCTCGACGACGTCGAGGTCGAGTACGTCTACGTCGACGACGGCAGCACCGACGGCACCTTGGCCGAGTTGCGCCGGCTGGCGGCAGCCGACCCGGCCGTCCGATATCTCGCGCTGAGCCGCAACTTCGGCAAGGAGTCGGCGATGCTCGCCGGGTTGGACCGGGCCAGCGGGGACGCCGTCATCGTGATGGACGCCGACCTGCAACACCCTCCACGCCTGCTGCCCGATATGGTCGCCCTGTACCGGCAGGGGTACGACCAGGTCATCGCGTGCCGCGACCGACGGGGTGACCGGTTCGTCCGTACCGTCGCGTCGCGGACGTTCTACCGGTTGATGAACCGCTGGGTGGACGTGCAACTGCTCGACGGTGCGGGCGACTTCCGGCTGCTGTCCCGCCGGGCGGTCGACGCGCTTCGGGCCATGCCCGAGTACAACAGGTTCTCCAAGGGCCTCTACTCGTGGATCGGGTTCAACACCGTGGTGTTCGCGTACCCGAACGAGGCCCGCGCCGGTGGTGGCAGCCGCTGGAGTTTCCGGTCCCTGTTGAACTACGCGTTCGACGGGCTGCTGTCGTTCAACGACCGGCCGCTGCGGTCGGCGATCTACGCCGGTATGGGGCTCACGTTCATCGCCGTGGCGTATGCGGCCTGGGTGGTCGCGGCCGCGCTGATCCGGGGGATCGACGCCCCCGGCTACACCACGATCATCGTCAGCGTCATCGGTCTCGGCGGTATCCAGATGATGATCCTCGGCGTGATCGGCGAGTACATCGGCCGGATCTACTACGAGACGAAGCGCCGACCCCGTTACCTGGTCATGGAGTCCGACGGGGCCGGTGGTACGCCGCAGGTGCCGACTCCCCGGCGGGAGACGACCATCCCCGGCCCGGCGGCCGACGCGGAATGA
- a CDS encoding DUF5753 domain-containing protein — MTAYGAREEDLEAALGTRLTRQEILRRKPDPCQLVAVMDEWMLHREIGGPEVMREQLLAIVAASELPSIRVHIVPTSAGAYLGMDGPFTLATVEGRSVGYLEGHLKGRVVEGSEDTADLERTWEAVREYALPGNQSRDVIMRMAEKWT, encoded by the coding sequence ATCACCGCCTACGGCGCAAGGGAGGAAGACTTGGAAGCCGCGCTCGGCACGCGACTCACCCGGCAGGAGATTCTGCGCCGCAAACCCGACCCCTGCCAGCTCGTTGCGGTGATGGACGAGTGGATGCTTCATCGGGAGATCGGCGGGCCGGAGGTCATGCGGGAACAGCTACTCGCGATCGTCGCCGCAAGCGAGTTGCCCAGCATCCGGGTGCACATCGTTCCGACCAGCGCGGGTGCCTACCTCGGGATGGATGGCCCGTTCACGCTCGCGACAGTCGAGGGCAGATCAGTCGGCTACCTTGAAGGCCACCTCAAGGGTCGCGTCGTGGAGGGCTCTGAGGACACCGCCGACCTCGAACGGACCTGGGAGGCCGTGCGGGAGTACGCTCTGCCGGGGAATCAGAGCCGCGACGTGATCATGAGGATGGCGGAGAAGTGGACATGA
- a CDS encoding PepSY domain-containing protein — translation MTTVEAETPPPGETPPEDAPSSPARPRKTNWFAAFWRWHFYGSVLVIPVLFCLAVSGMTYMFRAEVDSLAHPGVLQVPVADGAQRAELSAQEAAVRAEFPDRPILSVQDGTGDRATLFVAGLDDGGSTNIYVDPYTATVTGELSQDQLISTWAERIHGDLLIGDGGFGDRIVELGASWAIVLTITGFIIFFLGRRARSGAEAKGKRGARLRSYHALVGLPVGLGILLLVVSGLPWTGVWGAQAQQIAVDSGSGLWGADPGAESTIRQQIEDADGQSAPAGWASGNAPQGSSTGSGTPISIDRAIDAARALGAPEPYLVLYPEGETGVFSVMSSQWYDVGNPAESDVTQETTIHVDQYSGDVVGQYGYDDYSAMAKVVSQGIALHEGRRLGTFNTIMSTLFCLAVIFMCVTGPMMWWTRRATASGLAAPRAKLPVWGNWVLLASMVVLGVFLPLFGLSLLVVLALDQFLIRRVPALKSFFGTV, via the coding sequence ATGACCACCGTAGAAGCCGAGACTCCGCCTCCCGGGGAGACGCCGCCCGAGGACGCACCCTCGTCCCCGGCCCGACCGCGGAAGACCAACTGGTTCGCCGCGTTCTGGCGCTGGCACTTCTACGGGTCGGTCCTCGTCATACCCGTACTCTTCTGCCTAGCCGTCAGTGGCATGACGTACATGTTCCGGGCAGAGGTGGACTCCCTGGCCCACCCCGGGGTACTGCAGGTGCCGGTGGCCGACGGCGCGCAGCGGGCCGAGCTGTCCGCCCAGGAAGCTGCCGTCCGCGCGGAGTTCCCGGACCGTCCCATCCTGTCCGTGCAGGACGGCACCGGCGACCGGGCGACCCTGTTCGTCGCCGGTCTGGACGACGGTGGCAGCACCAACATCTACGTCGACCCCTACACCGCCACCGTCACCGGCGAGCTCAGCCAGGACCAACTCATCTCCACCTGGGCCGAGCGCATCCACGGCGACCTGCTCATCGGCGACGGCGGATTCGGCGACCGCATCGTCGAACTCGGTGCGTCCTGGGCCATCGTGCTGACGATCACCGGGTTCATCATCTTCTTCCTCGGCCGCCGTGCGCGCAGTGGCGCCGAAGCCAAGGGCAAGCGCGGTGCCCGGCTGCGCAGCTACCACGCCCTCGTCGGGCTCCCCGTCGGCCTCGGCATCCTGCTGCTGGTCGTCTCCGGGCTGCCCTGGACCGGTGTGTGGGGTGCTCAGGCCCAGCAGATCGCTGTCGACTCCGGCTCCGGGCTGTGGGGCGCGGACCCAGGTGCCGAGTCGACCATCAGACAGCAGATCGAGGACGCCGACGGTCAGTCAGCACCCGCCGGGTGGGCCTCCGGCAACGCCCCGCAGGGCAGCAGCACCGGCAGCGGCACCCCGATCTCGATCGACCGCGCGATCGACGCGGCCCGGGCGCTGGGTGCCCCCGAGCCGTACCTCGTCCTGTACCCGGAGGGCGAGACCGGGGTGTTCAGCGTGATGAGCAGCCAGTGGTACGACGTCGGCAACCCCGCCGAATCCGACGTGACCCAGGAGACGACGATCCACGTCGACCAGTACAGCGGCGACGTGGTCGGCCAGTACGGCTACGACGACTACAGCGCGATGGCGAAGGTCGTCTCGCAGGGCATCGCCCTGCACGAAGGGCGCCGCCTCGGCACCTTCAACACGATCATGTCCACGCTCTTCTGCCTCGCCGTGATCTTCATGTGCGTCACCGGACCGATGATGTGGTGGACCCGTCGGGCCACGGCCTCCGGCCTCGCCGCGCCGCGGGCGAAACTCCCCGTCTGGGGCAACTGGGTACTGCTCGCCTCGATGGTCGTACTCGGCGTCTTCCTGCCCCTGTTCGGCCTTTCCCTGCTGGTCGTCCTGGCGCTGGACCAGTTCCTCATCCGCAGGGTGCCCGCGCTGAAGTCCTTCTTCGGCACGGTCTGA
- a CDS encoding DUF5134 domain-containing protein has product MLETPWVPVLTIVFLLTGLVCVGDLVIRRRGVPRDQAFSDAELVDINHCVMSVAMILMAWLMVDGPVAWAQVAIFGILVLALLPGYGRARGTSERVDVLGHVTQNLAMIWMLAAMPTLMSELGVGGGSGHAHGVAAAGAEPTPTPAWADMTNVVFVALSTAGALWWLYRAATTSGHRLHLLSYGVMSAGMATMLLLMNV; this is encoded by the coding sequence GTGCTGGAGACACCCTGGGTTCCCGTCCTGACGATCGTTTTCCTGCTGACAGGGCTCGTCTGTGTCGGTGACCTGGTCATCCGTCGCCGTGGCGTGCCACGCGACCAGGCGTTCTCCGACGCGGAGCTGGTCGACATCAATCACTGCGTGATGAGTGTCGCGATGATTCTGATGGCCTGGCTGATGGTGGACGGCCCGGTCGCCTGGGCGCAGGTCGCGATCTTCGGCATCCTGGTGCTCGCGTTGCTGCCCGGGTACGGGCGGGCGCGTGGCACGTCGGAGCGCGTCGACGTGCTGGGCCACGTCACGCAGAACCTGGCGATGATCTGGATGCTCGCGGCGATGCCGACCCTGATGTCGGAGTTGGGGGTCGGCGGCGGCTCCGGGCACGCGCATGGCGTAGCCGCCGCCGGGGCGGAACCGACCCCCACCCCGGCGTGGGCGGACATGACGAACGTCGTCTTCGTGGCCCTGAGTACGGCTGGGGCGCTGTGGTGGCTCTACCGCGCCGCGACGACGTCCGGCCATCGGCTGCATCTGCTCAGCTACGGCGTCATGAGCGCAGGCATGGCGACGATGCTGCTGCTGATGAACGTGTGA
- a CDS encoding DUF397 domain-containing protein, whose amino-acid sequence MTGARWHKSTHSDTSGCVEVAENLPGRVFVRDTKDRDGGTLAFAPAAWRSFIANITVTR is encoded by the coding sequence ATGACCGGCGCACGCTGGCACAAGAGCACGCACAGCGACACGAGCGGCTGTGTCGAGGTGGCCGAGAATCTTCCTGGTCGGGTGTTCGTCCGGGACACCAAGGACCGCGATGGCGGCACCCTCGCCTTCGCCCCGGCTGCCTGGCGGTCGTTCATCGCCAACATCACCGTCACCCGCTGA
- a CDS encoding IS3 family transposase (programmed frameshift), whose product MARISSYTPEFREEAVQLVLQSNKPVSQVAREIDVHPETLRSWVRQYRRENSGAQDSPPIGVDERARLKELERRNRELEMENSFLKKAAGVLREGPSVTSLYEFIETMRLDTAKYAYPVDFMCEQLGVSRSGYYEWRTRPDSATATRRAHLRSTIEEVFAASDGTYGHRRVHAQLRRQGVSAGPELVRQLMRELGLVPCQPRPRRWGLTQSSSGTVPDLVGREFTADAPGEKLVGDITYIPTGEGWLYLATVIDCCTKEVIGYAMDDHYQTPLISRAIRNAARNRELRKNAIFHSDRGSNYMSDDYGRTLRDLRLRRSAGRTGICFDNAMAESFFGALKNERVSRVKYPTREAARRDVTAYIEFWYNRQRLHSAVGYRPPREVHAEFENLQIAA is encoded by the exons ATGGCACGCATAAGCTCATACACCCCAGAGTTCCGTGAAGAAGCAGTGCAACTCGTTCTACAGTCGAACAAGCCAGTGTCGCAGGTTGCCCGGGAGATCGACGTTCACCCGGAGACGCTCCGTTCCTGGGTCCGCCAGTACCGGCGGGAAAACAGCGGCGCCCAGGACAGCCCACCGATCGGCGTCGACGAGCGCGCTCGACTGAAGGAACTCGAACGTCGCAACCGGGAACTCGAAATGGAGAACAGCTTCCTGAAAAAAGCCGCGG GCGTACTTCGCGAAGGACCCTCGGTAACGAGCTTGTACGAGTTCATCGAGACGATGCGACTCGACACCGCGAAGTACGCCTACCCCGTCGACTTCATGTGCGAACAACTCGGCGTGTCCAGGTCCGGATACTACGAATGGCGAACCCGCCCCGACTCCGCGACCGCCACCCGCCGCGCCCACCTTCGATCGACCATCGAGGAGGTGTTCGCCGCGTCCGACGGCACCTACGGGCATCGACGTGTCCACGCGCAACTGCGGCGCCAGGGCGTGTCCGCCGGGCCGGAACTCGTCCGCCAGCTGATGCGCGAGCTCGGGCTCGTGCCGTGCCAGCCCCGCCCGAGGCGGTGGGGTCTCACCCAGTCGTCGTCCGGCACGGTGCCTGACCTCGTCGGCCGGGAGTTCACCGCCGACGCGCCTGGCGAGAAGCTCGTCGGCGACATCACGTACATCCCGACCGGCGAGGGGTGGCTGTATCTGGCGACCGTCATCGACTGCTGCACGAAGGAAGTCATCGGATACGCGATGGACGACCACTACCAGACGCCGTTGATATCCCGCGCCATCCGTAACGCCGCCCGGAATCGCGAACTCAGGAAGAACGCCATCTTTCATTCGGACCGGGGCAGCAACTACATGTCGGACGACTACGGCAGAACGCTTCGGGATCTGAGGTTGCGGCGATCTGCTGGCCGGACCGGAATTTGTTTCGACAATGCGATGGCGGAATCGTTCTTCGGTGCGCTGAAGAACGAACGCGTGTCGCGTGTGAAGTATCCCACTCGTGAGGCGGCACGCCGGGACGTTACTGCCTACATCGAATTCTGGTACAATCGTCAGCGTCTGCATTCAGCGGTGGGCTACCGACCTCCCCGGGAAGTCCACGCAGAGTTCGAGAACCTTCAAATCGCGGCGTGA
- a CDS encoding S8 family serine peptidase — translation MTRSRRLVAAGLAAVLVIGPGQPGRATPTDGDSASRTSAGQAPAGQRATVTLLTGDQVTVTGSGAAALRPGEGRDGMQFRTYRIDGELHVVPRDAAELVQRRTLDRRLFNVTKLIEWGYHDAARDTLPLIVTAARGDVAARGAAVLAVDGLDVQRDLPAIDGAAVTADKSTIADLWTTVSAGPAARGTDTGIERIWLDGKRQMLLDRSVAQIGAPAAHRAGFTGAGVTVGVMDSGVDTGHPDLADVVIETRNFTDAPEDGDTTGHGTHVASIIAGSGAASGGRYRGVAPDAKIISAKVCPAAWCDDSAMIDAMHWFAVDKQVPVVNISIGGGDGPEIDPLEEAVNTLTEQTGTLFVISAGNAGADRTVGSPGSADAALTVGAVDRDGSLADFSSRGPRVGDDAVKPDITAPGVDIVAARAEGTTLDVPIDEHHVSAPGTSMSAPHITGAVALLAQQQHQWTAQQFKSTLMGSAAPHPGTGAYQQGAGLVDVARAVTQTVTATPASISYGRALWPHQDDEPVSRTVTYRNTGTEPVTLDLAWEITGPAGASVPAGMFATSAARVEVPAGGTASVDATADTSADAVDGYYSGHLVATAGQTRVVTPVGVHREVESYDVAVSHIDVDGGPAQSYWTALVGLDNSHFDFPYHEDGTVVTRLPKGEYGLFATIDEFDEEGEPTSNAVLAQPRLTVAAEATVTLDARQAAPVRATVPQPAARAAIVDVTVGFDTVGGPAGVGAAYPGFDGVSSKQLGGDDPAPGFSSSISHQWFKPDPDGGYANSPFAYALSEVFDGRLPTGYQRDYAAGDLARVRQDFRGIPTGDVSDRLLVAEFDDPKLGALTELTEVRVPGERIEWYSTDRVAWFSDLYFSNYSVEDDWLEPVSFLYAPARAYPAGARRTDIWNLPPFGPAMPATSSPTGWASRLGDEILMEVPLFGDAAGHAGGSVALTERTALYRAGELVEEWETGGFGYFVVPPGQADYRLETSATRDAGDLATEVSLAWTFESGRVNGDQWRRLPVMVARPAPPVNEAGAAPAGDQVDIPVTVRRQTGVTVNLDALSVEVSYDDGTTWLPAPVRADGRNWVATVQHPDSDGYVSLRFGAEDRKGNTLTQTVIHAYRLASAD, via the coding sequence GTGACACGTTCGAGAAGACTCGTGGCGGCCGGACTGGCCGCCGTACTCGTGATCGGGCCGGGGCAACCTGGCCGGGCCACGCCGACGGACGGAGACAGCGCCAGTCGGACCTCTGCCGGACAGGCGCCGGCCGGTCAGCGCGCCACGGTCACCCTGCTCACCGGCGACCAGGTCACCGTCACCGGTTCCGGCGCCGCTGCACTGCGCCCGGGCGAGGGTCGCGACGGCATGCAGTTCCGCACCTACCGGATCGACGGGGAGCTGCACGTCGTCCCACGCGACGCCGCCGAGCTGGTTCAACGCCGCACGCTGGACCGCCGACTGTTCAACGTCACCAAGTTGATCGAGTGGGGCTACCACGACGCCGCGCGGGACACCCTGCCGCTGATCGTCACCGCCGCGCGGGGCGACGTCGCCGCCCGTGGCGCCGCCGTGCTCGCCGTTGACGGCCTCGACGTGCAGCGCGACCTGCCGGCGATCGACGGCGCGGCGGTGACCGCCGACAAGTCCACCATCGCCGATCTGTGGACCACGGTGTCCGCCGGCCCGGCCGCCCGTGGCACCGACACCGGTATCGAGCGGATCTGGCTGGACGGAAAACGGCAGATGCTGCTGGACCGCAGCGTCGCACAGATCGGTGCACCCGCCGCCCACCGGGCCGGATTCACCGGCGCCGGCGTCACCGTCGGCGTCATGGACAGCGGCGTCGACACCGGACACCCCGACCTGGCCGACGTCGTCATCGAGACGCGCAACTTCACCGACGCGCCGGAGGACGGCGACACCACCGGCCACGGCACCCATGTCGCTTCGATCATCGCCGGCAGCGGCGCCGCGTCCGGCGGCAGGTACCGGGGCGTCGCCCCGGACGCGAAGATCATCTCCGCGAAGGTCTGTCCGGCGGCCTGGTGCGACGACTCGGCGATGATCGACGCGATGCACTGGTTCGCCGTGGACAAACAGGTCCCGGTGGTCAACATCAGCATCGGCGGCGGCGACGGACCCGAGATCGACCCCCTCGAGGAGGCGGTCAACACCCTCACCGAGCAGACCGGCACCCTGTTCGTCATCTCCGCCGGCAACGCCGGCGCCGACCGTACCGTCGGGTCACCCGGCAGCGCCGACGCGGCACTGACCGTCGGCGCGGTCGACCGCGACGGCTCGCTGGCCGACTTCTCCAGCCGTGGCCCGCGGGTCGGCGACGACGCTGTCAAACCCGACATCACCGCACCCGGTGTCGACATCGTCGCCGCCCGCGCCGAGGGCACCACCCTCGACGTCCCGATCGACGAGCACCATGTTTCCGCGCCGGGCACCTCGATGTCGGCGCCGCACATCACCGGTGCCGTCGCGCTGCTCGCCCAACAACAGCACCAGTGGACCGCGCAGCAGTTCAAGTCCACCCTGATGGGGTCCGCCGCGCCACACCCCGGCACCGGCGCGTACCAGCAGGGCGCCGGCCTGGTCGACGTCGCCCGCGCCGTCACCCAGACGGTGACCGCCACGCCGGCCAGCATCTCCTACGGCCGCGCCCTCTGGCCGCACCAGGACGACGAGCCGGTCAGCCGGACCGTGACCTACCGCAACACCGGCACCGAGCCGGTCACCCTCGACCTGGCCTGGGAGATCACCGGACCGGCGGGCGCGTCAGTGCCGGCCGGCATGTTCGCCACCAGCGCCGCGCGGGTCGAGGTGCCTGCCGGCGGTACGGCCAGCGTCGACGCCACCGCCGACACCAGCGCCGACGCGGTCGACGGCTACTACAGTGGACACCTGGTCGCCACCGCCGGGCAGACCCGGGTCGTCACCCCCGTCGGGGTGCACCGCGAGGTCGAGAGCTACGACGTGGCCGTGTCGCACATCGACGTCGACGGCGGACCAGCCCAGTCGTACTGGACCGCACTGGTCGGTCTGGACAACTCGCACTTCGACTTCCCGTACCACGAGGACGGCACCGTGGTGACCCGACTACCCAAGGGCGAGTACGGTCTGTTCGCCACGATCGATGAATTCGACGAGGAGGGCGAGCCGACCAGCAATGCCGTCCTCGCCCAGCCGCGCCTCACCGTCGCTGCGGAGGCCACTGTCACCCTGGACGCCCGGCAGGCCGCACCGGTGCGGGCCACCGTGCCGCAACCGGCCGCGCGGGCCGCGATCGTCGACGTGACCGTCGGCTTCGACACCGTCGGCGGTCCGGCGGGCGTCGGTGCCGCGTACCCCGGATTCGACGGGGTGTCGTCGAAGCAGCTCGGCGGCGACGACCCGGCGCCCGGGTTCAGCTCGTCCATCTCCCACCAGTGGTTCAAGCCGGACCCCGACGGCGGGTACGCGAACAGCCCGTTCGCCTACGCGCTGAGTGAGGTCTTCGACGGCCGGCTGCCCACCGGGTACCAGCGCGACTACGCCGCGGGTGACCTGGCCCGGGTCCGGCAGGACTTCCGGGGCATCCCGACCGGTGACGTCTCCGACCGGCTGCTCGTCGCCGAGTTCGACGACCCGAAGTTGGGCGCGCTCACCGAGCTGACCGAGGTGCGCGTTCCAGGCGAACGGATCGAGTGGTACAGCACCGACCGGGTGGCCTGGTTCTCCGACCTGTACTTCTCCAACTACTCGGTGGAGGACGACTGGCTGGAACCGGTGTCGTTCCTGTACGCACCGGCCCGCGCCTACCCCGCCGGTGCCCGGCGCACCGACATCTGGAACCTGCCGCCGTTCGGCCCGGCGATGCCGGCGACGTCGTCGCCGACCGGCTGGGCCAGCCGACTCGGCGACGAGATCCTTATGGAGGTGCCGCTGTTCGGTGACGCCGCCGGGCACGCCGGCGGTTCGGTCGCACTGACTGAGCGCACCGCGCTCTACCGTGCGGGCGAGCTGGTCGAGGAGTGGGAGACCGGTGGCTTCGGCTATTTCGTCGTGCCACCCGGCCAGGCCGACTACCGGCTGGAGACGTCGGCAACCCGTGACGCCGGTGACCTGGCCACCGAGGTGAGCCTGGCCTGGACCTTCGAGTCGGGTCGGGTCAACGGCGATCAGTGGCGGCGGCTGCCGGTCATGGTGGCCCGGCCGGCGCCGCCGGTCAACGAGGCCGGCGCCGCCCCGGCCGGCGACCAGGTCGACATTCCGGTGACCGTCCGCCGGCAGACCGGGGTCACGGTCAATCTGGACGCGTTGTCGGTCGAGGTCTCCTACGACGACGGCACCACCTGGCTGCCGGCGCCGGTGCGAGCCGACGGCCGCAACTGGGTGGCCACGGTCCAGCATCCGGACAGCGACGGCTACGTGTCGCTGCGGTTCGGTGCCGAGGACCGCAAGGGCAACACGCTCACCCAGACGGTGATCCACGCCTACCGGCTGGCCTCCGCCGACTAG
- the alc gene encoding allantoicase — MTGSHASTPPPGPPDGPDPTRLPDPTRLPDLASRALGGGVVAANDEFFAAADNLVDPHPPVFAAGTFGAKGQVYDGWETRRRRQPGADHAVVRLGAPGVVRAVLIDTAHFTGNYPPYAAVDGCSLDGYPGPQELAAARWTPLVPRTALAGDSQLIVPVDLPARQTHVRLTIFPDGGVARLRVYGEPVPDPDLLTEVLDLAAVEHGGRVEACSDRFYGSPQQLLLPGPARTMGEGWETARRRDDGNDWVQVRLCAVGVVEFVELDTSHFKGNAPAAARLIGTDLTGTDPALDGGSGVDSTDWPELLPLTPLQPDTRHRFRLDRPRPVSHVRLDIHPDGGMARLRLFGRLTTVGATDLAARYRTAAAAG; from the coding sequence TTGACCGGTAGCCACGCATCCACGCCACCGCCCGGTCCGCCGGACGGGCCCGACCCGACCCGACTGCCCGACCCGACCCGACTGCCCGACCTGGCGTCCCGTGCCCTCGGCGGGGGAGTGGTCGCCGCCAACGACGAGTTCTTCGCCGCCGCCGACAACCTGGTCGACCCGCACCCGCCGGTCTTCGCCGCCGGCACCTTCGGGGCGAAGGGCCAGGTGTACGACGGTTGGGAGACCCGCCGCCGCCGCCAGCCCGGCGCGGACCACGCCGTCGTCCGGCTCGGTGCCCCGGGCGTGGTCCGGGCCGTGCTGATCGACACCGCGCACTTCACCGGCAACTACCCGCCGTACGCGGCGGTGGACGGTTGCTCACTCGACGGCTATCCCGGCCCGCAGGAACTCGCCGCGGCGCGGTGGACCCCACTGGTGCCGCGCACCGCGCTGGCCGGGGACAGCCAGCTGATCGTCCCGGTCGACCTGCCGGCACGGCAGACCCACGTACGGTTGACGATCTTTCCCGACGGCGGGGTCGCCCGGCTGCGGGTGTACGGCGAACCGGTGCCCGACCCGGATCTGCTGACCGAGGTGCTCGACCTTGCCGCGGTCGAGCACGGTGGCCGGGTCGAGGCATGCAGCGACCGGTTCTACGGATCCCCGCAGCAGCTGCTGCTACCCGGGCCGGCCCGCACGATGGGCGAGGGCTGGGAGACCGCCCGCCGCCGCGACGACGGCAACGACTGGGTCCAGGTCCGGCTCTGTGCCGTCGGCGTCGTCGAGTTCGTCGAGCTGGACACCAGCCACTTCAAGGGCAACGCCCCGGCGGCGGCCCGGCTGATCGGCACCGACCTCACCGGCACCGATCCGGCCCTCGACGGCGGCTCCGGCGTTGACTCCACCGACTGGCCGGAGCTGCTGCCGTTGACCCCGTTGCAACCGGACACCCGGCACCGTTTCCGGCTGGACCGGCCCCGCCCGGTCAGCCACGTCCGGCTGGACATCCATCCCGACGGCGGGATGGCCCGGCTGCGGCTCTTCGGCCGGCTCACCACCGTCGGCGCTACCGACCTCGCCGCCCGGTACCGGACGGCGGCTGCGGCCGGCTGA